In Streptomyces thermolilacinus SPC6, a single genomic region encodes these proteins:
- the rpsD gene encoding 30S ribosomal protein S4 — translation MPNQSRPKVKKSRALGIALTPKAVKYFEARPYPPGEHGRGRKQNSDYKVRLLEKQRLRAQYDISERQMARAYDRAKKAEGKTGEALVVELERRLDALVLRSGIARTIYQARQMVVHGHIEVNGQKVDKPSFRVRPDDVVMVRERSRSKTLFQVAREGGFAPEGETPRYLQVNLKALAFRLDREPNRKEIPVICDEQLVVEYYAR, via the coding sequence GTGCCTAACCAGTCGCGTCCCAAGGTCAAGAAGTCCCGTGCGCTCGGCATCGCCCTGACGCCGAAGGCCGTCAAGTACTTCGAGGCCCGCCCGTACCCCCCGGGTGAGCACGGCCGTGGCCGCAAGCAGAACTCGGACTACAAGGTCCGTCTGCTCGAGAAGCAGCGTCTGCGCGCCCAGTACGACATCAGCGAGCGCCAGATGGCCCGCGCCTACGACCGCGCCAAGAAGGCCGAGGGCAAGACGGGCGAGGCGCTGGTCGTCGAGCTCGAGCGCCGCCTCGACGCCCTGGTCCTGCGTTCGGGCATCGCCCGCACCATCTACCAGGCCCGCCAGATGGTCGTCCACGGCCACATCGAGGTCAACGGCCAGAAGGTGGACAAGCCCTCCTTCCGCGTCCGCCCCGACGACGTCGTGATGGTCCGCGAGCGCTCCCGCTCCAAGACGCTGTTCCAGGTCGCCCGCGAGGGTGGCTTCGCCCCCGAGGGTGAGACCCCGCGCTACCTCCAGGTCAACCTGAAGGCCCTGGCCTTCCGCCTGGACCGCGAGCCGAACCGCAAGGAGATCCCGGTCATCTGCGACGAGCAGCTCGTCGTCGAGTACTACGCCCGCTGA
- a CDS encoding ATP-binding protein — MRRSNLPAELNRFVGRDAECAELDGLLAEFRLVTVVGVGGVGKSRLVLRAARATQKRYCHGVRLAELAGLREPDLVEHALVEALGLADQTSRPPREVLVDHLADRRLLLVIDGFEHLVDACAELVRLLLCGAPGLTVLAAGRRPLRLDGEAVLPLPPMSDEDAVRLFTERAVAAWPGFRAEEEAAPVRELCRRLDGIPLALELAAGRLPALTVQQVLDRLDDRFRLLTGGMRGAPARHQTLRTAIGWSHELCTPRERLLWARLSVFAGPFDLDAAEYVCGGPDLPADRVLDVLGELIAQSVVLREADGAGPRYRMLDTVAAYGAEWLEALGDAERVRRRHRDWYMGLATWCELEWFSSRQAEVAECTAAALPNLRAALELCLKVPGEAHLAQHMAGTLWFCWVGCGRLAEGRHWLDRALALPSGHEEARLKALWVLAYVAILQGDATAAMRALHECGERATLGGNALALAYTTHRLGCLALLSDDMPRAQELLGRALGSYRELGELNSQVLMAQVELAITKVFQGDLEAAVALCEDAREVCEERGERWTRAYALYVLAYAAWTRGDHGEARELLDECVTINHAFHDLVGLVLAIELLALVTASEGDPAEAAVLQGAAGALWEAVGPPLFGSAYFGAPRALCERRAREALGAERFGAYVAEGGRLPLDAAVARALAGLEGRAGRAEPGSEAPEASDAPADRTRDGAAPVPDTRKPAGSPTGKAGEAAG; from the coding sequence ATGCGACGGAGCAATCTCCCGGCCGAACTGAACCGGTTCGTCGGGCGCGACGCGGAATGTGCGGAACTCGACGGGCTGCTGGCGGAGTTCCGGCTGGTCACGGTCGTGGGTGTGGGAGGGGTGGGGAAGTCCCGCCTGGTGCTGAGGGCGGCGCGCGCGACGCAGAAACGCTACTGCCATGGGGTGCGGCTGGCGGAGCTCGCGGGGCTGCGGGAGCCGGATCTGGTGGAACACGCGCTGGTGGAGGCGCTGGGGCTCGCGGACCAGACGAGCAGGCCGCCGCGCGAGGTGCTGGTGGACCATCTGGCCGACCGGCGGCTGCTGTTGGTCATCGACGGCTTCGAGCACCTGGTGGACGCGTGTGCGGAGCTGGTGCGGCTGCTGCTGTGCGGCGCGCCGGGGCTGACGGTGCTGGCGGCGGGGCGGCGGCCGCTCCGTCTGGACGGCGAGGCGGTGCTGCCGCTGCCGCCGATGTCGGACGAGGACGCCGTACGGCTGTTCACGGAGCGGGCGGTGGCGGCGTGGCCGGGCTTCCGCGCCGAGGAGGAGGCCGCGCCGGTGCGGGAGCTGTGCCGGCGGCTGGACGGGATCCCGCTGGCGCTGGAGCTGGCGGCGGGACGGCTGCCGGCGCTGACGGTGCAGCAGGTGCTGGACCGGCTGGACGACCGGTTCCGGCTGCTGACGGGCGGGATGCGGGGGGCTCCTGCGCGGCACCAGACGCTGCGGACGGCGATCGGCTGGAGCCATGAGCTGTGCACGCCCCGGGAGCGGCTGCTGTGGGCGCGGCTGTCGGTGTTCGCGGGGCCGTTCGACCTGGACGCGGCGGAGTACGTGTGCGGGGGCCCCGATCTTCCGGCGGACCGGGTGCTGGACGTGCTGGGCGAGCTGATCGCCCAGTCGGTGGTGCTGCGGGAGGCGGACGGGGCGGGGCCCCGGTACCGGATGCTGGACACGGTGGCGGCGTACGGCGCGGAGTGGCTGGAGGCGCTGGGGGACGCGGAGCGGGTGCGGCGGCGGCACCGGGACTGGTACATGGGGCTTGCGACCTGGTGCGAGCTGGAGTGGTTCAGCTCGCGCCAGGCGGAGGTGGCGGAGTGCACGGCCGCCGCGCTGCCGAATCTGCGGGCGGCGCTCGAGCTGTGCCTGAAGGTGCCGGGCGAGGCGCACCTGGCGCAGCACATGGCGGGGACGCTGTGGTTCTGCTGGGTGGGGTGCGGGCGGCTGGCGGAGGGGCGGCACTGGCTGGACAGGGCGCTGGCGCTGCCGTCGGGCCACGAGGAGGCGCGGCTGAAGGCGCTGTGGGTGCTGGCGTACGTGGCGATCCTCCAGGGCGACGCGACGGCGGCGATGCGGGCGCTGCACGAGTGCGGGGAGCGGGCCACGCTCGGCGGGAACGCGCTGGCGCTGGCGTACACGACGCACCGGCTGGGGTGCCTGGCGCTGCTGTCGGACGACATGCCGCGCGCCCAGGAGCTGCTGGGGCGCGCGCTCGGCTCGTACCGGGAGCTGGGCGAGCTGAACAGCCAGGTGCTGATGGCGCAGGTGGAACTGGCGATCACCAAGGTGTTCCAGGGGGACCTGGAGGCGGCGGTGGCGCTGTGCGAGGACGCGCGGGAGGTGTGCGAGGAGCGCGGGGAGCGGTGGACGCGGGCGTACGCGCTGTACGTGCTGGCGTACGCGGCGTGGACGCGCGGGGACCACGGGGAGGCGCGGGAGCTGCTGGACGAGTGCGTGACGATCAACCACGCGTTCCACGACCTGGTGGGCCTTGTGCTGGCGATCGAGCTGCTGGCGCTGGTGACGGCGAGCGAGGGCGACCCGGCGGAGGCGGCGGTGCTCCAGGGGGCGGCGGGCGCGCTGTGGGAGGCGGTGGGGCCGCCGCTGTTCGGGTCGGCCTACTTCGGCGCGCCGAGGGCGCTGTGCGAGCGGCGGGCTCGCGAGGCGCTGGGCGCGGAGCGGTTCGGGGCGTACGTGGCGGAGGGCGGCCGACTGCCGCTGGACGCGGCGGTGGCGCGGGCGCTGGCGGGCCTTGAGGGGCGTGCCGGTCGCGCGGAGCCCGGGTCGGAGGCGCCGGAGGCGTCCGACGCCCCGGCGGACCGGACGCGGGACGGGGCGGCGCCGGTCCCGGACACGCGGAAGCCCGCCGGCTCCCCCACCGGGAAGGCTGGGGAGGCGGCGGGCTGA
- a CDS encoding DUF948 domain-containing protein, protein MTGGEVAGILVAVFWAILVSFLAVVLVRLAQTLRATTRLVADVTEQAVPLLADASATVRSAQTQLDRVDAIASDVQEVTSNASALSTTVASTFGGPLVKVAAFGYGVRRALTRDKTDRPAERQGSRRTVIVGRTVPRARGGRNRKG, encoded by the coding sequence GTGACCGGTGGAGAGGTTGCCGGGATTCTGGTGGCCGTCTTCTGGGCGATCCTGGTGTCCTTCCTCGCCGTGGTGCTGGTGAGGCTGGCCCAGACGCTCAGGGCGACCACCCGGCTCGTGGCGGACGTGACCGAGCAGGCGGTGCCCCTGCTGGCCGACGCCTCCGCGACCGTGCGCTCCGCGCAGACCCAGCTCGACCGGGTGGACGCCATCGCCTCGGACGTCCAGGAGGTCACCTCCAACGCGTCCGCGCTCTCCACGACCGTCGCCTCCACCTTCGGCGGCCCCCTCGTCAAGGTCGCGGCATTCGGCTACGGCGTACGCCGGGCCCTCACCCGCGACAAGACCGACCGGCCCGCCGAACGGCAGGGGTCGCGGCGCACCGTCATCGTCGGCCGCACGGTGCCCAGGGCGCGCGGCGGCCGGAACCGGAAAGGCTGA
- a CDS encoding DUF6167 family protein codes for MFRRAFWFTAGAAAGVWATNKVNRKLKQLTPESLAAQAADKAVEAGHRLKDFALDVRAGMLQREAELEEALGLDAPVDPALPGPRRTALGPGGPAGAPVHRARPHPYPTHPYNRNEDH; via the coding sequence ATGTTCCGCCGGGCATTCTGGTTCACCGCCGGCGCGGCAGCCGGCGTGTGGGCCACCAACAAGGTCAACCGCAAGCTCAAGCAGCTCACCCCCGAGAGCCTCGCCGCCCAGGCCGCCGACAAGGCCGTCGAGGCGGGCCACCGGCTCAAGGACTTCGCCCTCGACGTCCGCGCGGGAATGCTCCAGCGCGAGGCTGAGCTGGAAGAGGCGCTGGGACTGGACGCACCGGTCGACCCGGCCCTCCCGGGCCCCCGCCGCACGGCGCTCGGACCGGGCGGCCCCGCGGGCGCCCCCGTACACCGCGCCCGCCCGCACCCGTACCCCACCCACCCGTACAACCGGAATGAGGACCACTGA
- the alaS gene encoding alanine--tRNA ligase gives MESAEIRRRWLSYFEERGHTVVPSASLIADDPTLLLVNAGMVPFKPFFLGEEKPPYTRASSVQKCVRTPDIEEVGKTTRHGTFFQMCGNFSFGDYFKEGAIKLAWELLTSPVEHGGYGLEPEKLWITVYQDDDEAEQIWRDVVGVPAERIQRLGKKDNFWSMGVPGPCGPCSEINYDRGPEFGVEGGPAVNDERYVEIWNLVFMQYERGEGTSKEDFEILGDLPSKNIDTGLGLERLAMILQGVQNMYETDTLKVVIDKATELTGVRYGQAQESDVSLRVVADHMRTSVMLIGDGVTPGNEGRGYVLRRIMRRAIRNMRLLGATGPVVGELVDTVIRTMGEQYPELETDRKRIETVALAEEAAFLKTLKAGTNILDTAVTETKASGGKVLPGDKAFLLHDTWGFPIDLTLEMAAEQGLSVDEDGFRRLMKEQRERAKADARAKKTGHADVTAYREIADTSGATEFTGYTNTEGESTVVGLLVNGVPSPAASEGDEVEVVLDRTPFYAEGGGQIADTGRIKLHSGAVIEVRDVQQPVPGVSVHKGSVQVGEVTVGSTAYAAIDVKRRRAIARAHSATHLTHQALRDALGPTAAQAGSENQPGRFRFDFGSPSAVPGTVLTDVEQKINEVLSHELDVHAEVMPIDEAKRQGAIAEFGEKYGERVRVVTIGDFSKELCGGTHVRNTSQLGLVKLLGESSIGSGVRRIEALVGVDAYNFLAREHTVVAQLQELVKGRPEELPEKISGMLAKLKDAEKEIERFRAEKVLQAAAGLVESAKDVRGVALVTGQVPDGTGADDLRKLVLDVRGRIPGDRPAVVALFTTAGGRPLTVIATNEAARERGLKAGELVRTAAKTLGGGGGGKPDVAQGGGQNAEAIGEAIAAVERLVAETA, from the coding sequence ATGGAGTCGGCTGAAATCCGCCGCCGCTGGCTGAGCTACTTCGAGGAGCGCGGGCACACCGTCGTGCCTTCGGCGTCGCTCATCGCGGACGACCCGACTCTGCTCCTGGTCAACGCCGGCATGGTCCCGTTCAAGCCGTTCTTCCTCGGCGAGGAGAAGCCGCCCTACACGCGCGCCTCCAGCGTCCAGAAGTGCGTGCGCACGCCCGACATCGAAGAGGTCGGCAAGACCACCCGCCACGGCACGTTCTTCCAGATGTGCGGCAACTTCTCCTTCGGCGACTACTTCAAGGAAGGCGCCATCAAGCTCGCCTGGGAGCTGCTGACCAGCCCGGTCGAGCACGGCGGCTACGGCCTGGAGCCCGAGAAGCTCTGGATCACCGTCTACCAGGACGACGACGAGGCCGAGCAGATCTGGCGCGACGTCGTGGGCGTTCCCGCCGAGCGCATCCAGCGCCTGGGCAAGAAGGACAACTTCTGGTCCATGGGCGTCCCCGGCCCCTGCGGCCCCTGCTCCGAGATCAACTACGACCGCGGCCCCGAGTTCGGCGTCGAGGGCGGCCCGGCCGTCAACGACGAGCGGTACGTGGAGATCTGGAACCTGGTCTTCATGCAGTACGAGCGCGGCGAGGGCACCTCGAAGGAGGACTTCGAGATCCTCGGGGACCTGCCGAGCAAGAACATCGACACGGGCCTCGGTCTGGAGCGCCTGGCGATGATCCTCCAGGGCGTGCAGAACATGTACGAGACCGACACCCTGAAGGTCGTCATCGACAAGGCCACCGAGCTCACCGGTGTCCGCTACGGCCAGGCCCAGGAGAGCGACGTCTCCCTGCGCGTGGTCGCCGACCACATGCGCACCTCCGTCATGCTCATCGGCGACGGCGTCACCCCCGGCAACGAGGGTCGCGGCTACGTCCTGCGCCGCATCATGCGCCGGGCCATCCGCAACATGCGCCTGCTCGGCGCCACCGGCCCGGTCGTCGGCGAGCTGGTGGACACCGTCATCCGCACCATGGGCGAGCAGTACCCGGAGCTGGAGACCGACCGCAAGCGCATCGAGACCGTCGCCCTCGCCGAGGAGGCCGCCTTCCTCAAGACGCTGAAGGCCGGCACCAACATCCTCGACACGGCCGTCACCGAGACCAAGGCCTCCGGCGGCAAGGTCCTCCCCGGCGACAAGGCCTTCCTGCTCCACGACACCTGGGGCTTCCCCATCGACCTCACCCTGGAGATGGCCGCCGAGCAGGGCCTCTCCGTGGACGAGGACGGCTTCCGCCGCCTGATGAAGGAGCAGCGGGAGCGCGCCAAGGCCGACGCCCGCGCCAAGAAGACCGGCCACGCCGACGTCACCGCGTACCGCGAGATCGCCGACACCTCCGGCGCCACCGAGTTCACCGGCTACACCAACACCGAGGGCGAGAGCACCGTCGTCGGCCTCCTCGTCAACGGCGTCCCCTCCCCGGCCGCCTCCGAGGGCGACGAGGTCGAGGTCGTCCTCGACCGCACGCCGTTCTACGCCGAGGGCGGCGGCCAGATCGCCGATACCGGCCGCATCAAGCTGCACAGCGGCGCCGTCATCGAGGTCCGAGACGTGCAGCAGCCGGTGCCCGGCGTGTCCGTGCACAAGGGCTCCGTCCAGGTCGGCGAGGTCACGGTCGGCTCCACCGCCTACGCCGCCATCGACGTCAAGCGCCGCCGCGCCATCGCCCGCGCCCACAGCGCCACCCACCTCACGCACCAGGCGCTGCGCGACGCCCTCGGCCCGACGGCCGCCCAGGCCGGTTCGGAGAACCAGCCCGGCCGCTTCCGCTTCGACTTCGGCTCGCCGTCCGCCGTCCCCGGCACGGTCCTCACCGACGTCGAGCAGAAGATCAACGAGGTGCTGTCCCACGAGCTCGACGTGCACGCCGAGGTCATGCCGATCGACGAGGCCAAGCGCCAGGGCGCCATCGCCGAGTTCGGCGAGAAGTACGGCGAGCGGGTCCGCGTCGTCACGATCGGGGACTTCTCCAAGGAGCTCTGCGGCGGTACGCACGTCCGCAACACGTCCCAGCTGGGCCTGGTGAAGCTGCTCGGCGAGTCGTCCATCGGCTCCGGGGTGCGCCGTATCGAGGCCCTCGTGGGTGTGGACGCGTACAACTTCCTCGCCCGGGAGCACACGGTCGTCGCCCAGCTCCAGGAGCTGGTCAAGGGCCGTCCGGAGGAGCTGCCAGAGAAGATCTCCGGCATGCTCGCCAAGCTGAAGGACGCCGAGAAGGAGATCGAGAGGTTCCGCGCGGAGAAGGTCCTCCAGGCCGCCGCCGGGCTGGTCGAGTCCGCCAAGGACGTCCGCGGCGTCGCCCTGGTCACCGGGCAGGTCCCGGACGGCACGGGCGCCGACGACCTGCGGAAGCTGGTCCTCGACGTGCGCGGCCGCATCCCGGGCGACCGTCCGGCCGTCGTCGCGCTGTTCACCACCGCGGGCGGCCGCCCGCTGACCGTGATCGCCACCAACGAGGCCGCCCGCGAGCGCGGCCTCAAGGCCGGCGAGCTGGTCCGCACGGCCGCCAAGACCCTCGGCGGCGGCGGTGGCGGCAAGCCGGACGTCGCCCAGGGCGGTGGCCAGAACGCGGAGGCCATCGGCGAGGCCATCGCGGCCGTCGAGCGCCTGGTCGCCGAGACCGCCTGA
- the ruvX gene encoding Holliday junction resolvase RuvX yields the protein MRRGRRLAVDVGDARIGVASCDPDGVLATPVETVPGRDIPAAHRRLRQLVEEYEPIEVVVGLPRSLSGREGPAATKVRTFAQELARGVAPVPVRLVDERMTTVSATHGLRASGVKAKKGRSVIDQAAAVIILQNALESERVSGNPPGEGVEVVI from the coding sequence ATGCGACGCGGACGCCGACTGGCGGTCGACGTCGGGGACGCCCGGATCGGGGTCGCCTCGTGCGACCCCGACGGGGTCCTCGCCACGCCGGTGGAGACCGTGCCGGGACGTGACATCCCGGCCGCCCACCGGCGGCTGAGGCAGCTGGTCGAGGAGTACGAGCCGATCGAGGTCGTCGTCGGGCTGCCCCGCTCCCTCAGCGGGCGGGAGGGCCCGGCCGCCACGAAGGTCCGCACGTTCGCCCAGGAGCTGGCCCGGGGCGTCGCCCCGGTGCCGGTCCGGCTGGTGGACGAGCGGATGACCACCGTCTCCGCCACCCACGGCCTGCGCGCCTCGGGCGTGAAGGCGAAGAAGGGCCGGTCGGTCATCGACCAGGCAGCCGCTGTGATCATCCTTCAGAACGCTCTTGAGTCCGAACGGGTATCGGGTAATCCGCCCGGAGAGGGCGTCGAAGTGGTCATCTGA
- the mltG gene encoding endolytic transglycosylase MltG gives MTEYGRSPGSQPWHPEDPLYGDQGWAGRQDTGAYHQQQQPQYGGGHQDPYQQGYDGRQYDAGGQEYGAGAPGQGYGTGDAGHAYGGDPGQTYGAGAHGQEYGGGWDTGTGQQAMPYGTPPPADPYGTGQGADLYSTPEAYPPPQPPGQRHPDPHGQYQQQDQHQGHGGQWQAEAPGDDRQSREDHADEPHHPEDQDRHPADGRGRDDRAPSGGSRRRGGDDGREGHDDDAYDGHDDTHDGHDGGRDDDGYDDDPAGSRRDGGRGRTKKRKSRNGVACLFVALVLAGGLGGVGYVGYQFWQDRFGPAPDFTGSGTGETVTIEVPKDASGSEIGNILVKNGVVKSVDAFVTAQEKNPKGLSIQPGFYTLQKGMSAASAVEAMLSPKSRNVLIIPEGKRNAWVYEQIDKRLELAAGTTEKAARDNVKNLGLPAWATGHPDVKDPLEGFLFPADYPVAKGNKPEDVLKKMVARANSEYSQLDLETKSKALGLEGPWELVTVASLVQAEGKTEDDFRKMSEVVYNRLKPTNTETNQLLQFDSAFNYLKGQSEIDISESEINSNKDPYNTYTRKGLTPGPIGNPGKEALAAALAPTSEGWMYFVATDGMNKTEFARTHDEFLKLKDKFNDNQGG, from the coding sequence ATGACTGAGTATGGCCGGAGCCCCGGCTCCCAGCCCTGGCACCCCGAGGACCCCCTGTACGGGGACCAGGGATGGGCAGGCCGGCAGGACACAGGCGCCTACCACCAGCAGCAGCAGCCGCAGTACGGCGGCGGCCACCAGGACCCGTACCAGCAGGGTTACGACGGCCGGCAGTACGACGCGGGCGGCCAGGAGTACGGCGCCGGGGCCCCCGGCCAGGGATACGGGACCGGCGACGCGGGCCACGCGTACGGTGGCGACCCCGGCCAGACGTACGGCGCCGGGGCGCACGGCCAGGAGTACGGCGGCGGCTGGGACACCGGCACCGGCCAGCAGGCCATGCCGTACGGGACGCCGCCGCCCGCCGACCCGTACGGAACCGGCCAGGGCGCCGACCTCTACAGCACCCCCGAGGCGTACCCGCCGCCGCAGCCCCCCGGCCAGCGCCACCCCGACCCGCACGGCCAGTACCAGCAGCAGGACCAGCACCAGGGCCACGGCGGGCAGTGGCAGGCCGAGGCCCCGGGCGACGACCGGCAGTCCCGCGAGGACCACGCCGACGAGCCGCACCACCCCGAGGACCAGGACCGGCACCCCGCCGACGGCCGCGGGCGGGACGACCGCGCCCCGAGCGGCGGCTCCCGACGACGCGGCGGCGACGACGGCCGGGAGGGCCACGACGACGACGCGTACGACGGCCACGACGACACGCACGACGGGCACGACGGCGGGCGTGACGACGACGGCTACGACGACGACCCGGCCGGCTCCCGGCGCGACGGCGGCCGCGGCCGCACCAAGAAACGCAAGAGCCGCAACGGCGTGGCCTGCCTGTTCGTGGCCCTGGTCCTCGCGGGCGGCCTCGGCGGCGTCGGCTACGTCGGCTACCAGTTCTGGCAGGACCGGTTCGGTCCCGCCCCGGACTTCACCGGCTCGGGCACGGGCGAGACCGTCACCATCGAGGTCCCCAAGGACGCGTCCGGCAGCGAGATCGGCAACATCCTCGTCAAGAACGGAGTCGTCAAGAGCGTCGACGCCTTCGTCACCGCGCAGGAGAAGAACCCCAAGGGCCTCTCCATCCAGCCCGGCTTCTACACCCTCCAGAAGGGCATGTCCGCGGCCTCCGCCGTCGAGGCCATGCTCAGCCCGAAGAGCCGCAACGTCCTCATCATCCCCGAGGGCAAGCGCAACGCCTGGGTGTACGAGCAGATCGACAAGCGCCTCGAACTGGCCGCCGGCACCACCGAGAAGGCCGCCCGGGACAACGTCAAGAACCTGGGCCTGCCCGCCTGGGCGACCGGCCACCCCGACGTGAAGGACCCGCTGGAGGGCTTCCTCTTCCCGGCCGACTATCCCGTGGCCAAGGGGAACAAGCCCGAGGACGTCCTGAAGAAGATGGTCGCCCGCGCCAACTCCGAGTACAGCCAGCTCGACCTGGAGACCAAGTCCAAGGCCCTCGGCCTCGAGGGCCCGTGGGAGCTGGTCACCGTCGCGAGCCTCGTCCAGGCGGAGGGCAAGACCGAGGACGACTTCAGGAAGATGAGCGAGGTCGTCTACAACCGGCTCAAGCCCACCAACACGGAGACCAACCAGCTGCTCCAGTTCGACTCGGCCTTCAACTACCTCAAGGGCCAGAGCGAGATCGACATCAGCGAGTCCGAGATCAACAGCAACAAGGACCCGTACAACACGTACACCCGCAAGGGCCTCACCCCCGGCCCGATCGGCAACCCCGGCAAGGAGGCGCTCGCAGCGGCGCTCGCCCCCACGTCGGAGGGATGGATGTACTTCGTGGCGACGGACGGCATGAACAAGACCGAATTCGCCAGGACCCACGACGAGTTCCTCAAGCTGAAGGACAAGTTCAATGACAACCAGGGGGGTTGA
- a CDS encoding shikimate dehydrogenase — protein MTTRGVESRRAAVLGSPIAHSLSPVLHRAAYVELGLTGWTYDRFEVDEARLPGFFGTLDASWAGLSLTMPLKRAVIPLLDEISDTARSVEAVNTVVLTDDGRRVGDNTDIPGMIAALRERGVEKTEEAAVLGAGATASSALAALARICSGPVTAYVRSEARAAEMRGWGERLGVEVRTADWAGAARAFDAPLVIATTPAGATDELAASVPGSPGTLFDVLYDPWPTPLAAAWSGRGGAVLGGLDLLVHQAVLQVEQMTGRSPAPLAAMRAAGEAALRSTGA, from the coding sequence ATGACAACCAGGGGGGTTGAGTCCCGCAGGGCGGCGGTCCTGGGATCGCCGATCGCCCACTCGCTCTCCCCGGTCCTGCACCGGGCCGCGTACGTTGAACTCGGCCTGACCGGCTGGACGTACGACCGGTTCGAGGTGGACGAGGCGCGGCTCCCCGGCTTCTTCGGCACGCTCGACGCGTCGTGGGCGGGGCTCTCCCTGACCATGCCGCTCAAGCGCGCCGTGATCCCCCTGCTGGACGAGATCAGCGACACGGCCCGCTCCGTCGAGGCCGTCAACACCGTCGTCCTCACCGACGACGGCCGCCGCGTCGGCGACAACACCGACATCCCCGGCATGATCGCCGCCCTGCGCGAGCGCGGCGTCGAGAAGACGGAGGAGGCCGCCGTCCTCGGGGCCGGTGCCACCGCCTCCTCCGCGCTCGCCGCCCTCGCCCGGATCTGCTCGGGCCCCGTCACCGCGTACGTGCGCAGCGAGGCACGCGCCGCCGAGATGCGCGGCTGGGGCGAGCGCCTCGGCGTCGAGGTGCGCACCGCCGACTGGGCCGGAGCGGCCCGCGCCTTCGACGCGCCCCTGGTGATCGCCACCACCCCGGCCGGCGCCACCGACGAGCTCGCCGCGTCCGTACCGGGGAGCCCCGGCACCCTCTTCGACGTGCTCTACGACCCCTGGCCCACGCCCCTGGCGGCCGCCTGGTCGGGGCGCGGCGGCGCGGTGCTCGGCGGCCTCGACCTGCTCGTCCACCAGGCGGTCCTCCAGGTGGAGCAGATGACCGGCCGCTCCCCGGCGCCCCTCGCCGCGATGCGCGCGGCGGGCGAGGCTGCCCTCCGCTCCACCGGCGCCTGA
- the aroC gene encoding chorismate synthase, giving the protein MSRLRWLTAGESHGPALVATLEGLPAGVPVTTEMVADHLARRRLGYGRGARMKFERDEVTFLGGVRHGLTLGSPVAVMVGNTEWPKWEKVMAADPVDPAELAELARNAPLTRPRPGHADLAGMQKYGFDEARPILERASARETAARVALGAIARSYLKETAGIEIVSHVVELASAKAPYGVHPTPADVERLDADPVRCLDADASKAMVAEIDQAHKDGDTLGGVVEVLAYGVPVGLGSHVHWDRRLDARLAAALMGIQAIKGVEVGDGFDLARVPGSRAHDEIVTTDEGIRRTSGRSGGTEGGLTTGELLRVRAAMKPIATVPRALRTVDVVTGEPAQAHHQRSDVCAVPAAGIVAEAMVALVLADAVAEKFGGDSVTETRRNVRSYLDNLHIR; this is encoded by the coding sequence TTGAGCAGGTTGCGCTGGCTTACGGCGGGGGAGTCCCATGGTCCCGCGCTGGTGGCGACGCTGGAGGGGCTTCCCGCCGGCGTCCCGGTCACCACGGAGATGGTGGCGGACCACCTCGCCCGGCGGCGCCTGGGCTATGGGCGCGGTGCGCGGATGAAGTTCGAGCGGGACGAGGTCACCTTCCTCGGCGGCGTACGGCACGGCCTCACGCTCGGCTCCCCGGTCGCGGTCATGGTGGGCAACACCGAGTGGCCCAAGTGGGAGAAGGTCATGGCGGCCGACCCGGTGGACCCGGCCGAGCTCGCCGAACTGGCCCGCAACGCCCCGCTGACCCGGCCCCGCCCCGGCCACGCCGACCTCGCCGGAATGCAGAAGTACGGCTTCGACGAGGCGCGGCCGATCCTGGAGAGGGCCAGCGCCCGTGAGACCGCCGCCCGCGTCGCGCTGGGCGCCATCGCCCGGTCGTACCTGAAGGAGACCGCGGGCATCGAGATCGTCTCGCACGTCGTGGAGCTGGCCTCCGCGAAGGCGCCGTACGGGGTCCACCCGACGCCCGCCGACGTGGAGCGGCTCGACGCCGACCCGGTGCGCTGCCTGGACGCCGACGCTTCGAAGGCGATGGTCGCGGAGATCGACCAGGCCCACAAGGACGGCGACACGCTCGGCGGCGTGGTCGAGGTCCTGGCGTACGGCGTGCCCGTCGGCCTCGGTTCGCACGTCCACTGGGACCGGCGCCTCGACGCGCGGCTCGCCGCCGCCCTCATGGGCATCCAGGCCATCAAGGGCGTCGAGGTCGGCGACGGCTTCGACCTGGCGCGCGTCCCCGGCTCGCGGGCCCACGACGAGATCGTCACCACCGACGAGGGCATCCGCCGCACCTCCGGCCGCTCCGGCGGTACGGAGGGCGGGCTCACCACCGGCGAGCTGCTGCGCGTACGGGCCGCGATGAAGCCCATCGCGACCGTGCCGCGCGCGCTGCGCACCGTGGACGTGGTGACGGGCGAACCGGCGCAGGCCCACCACCAGCGCTCCGACGTGTGCGCCGTCCCGGCGGCCGGGATCGTCGCCGAGGCGATGGTCGCGCTCGTCCTCGCGGACGCCGTCGCGGAGAAGTTCGGCGGCGACAGCGTCACCGAGACCCGCCGCAACGTCCGGTCCTACCTCGACAACCTGCACATCCGGTGA